The window CTGGAAGAATGGAGGGAAGGTGATGTAGGGAAGAGGCGCTGAAGCGCGGGGAAGGGAGAGCCGGTGTCTTTCGAGCCAGCCCTGCATTGCTCCTTGGTTACGGTGCCTGCACCGCGCCCTCGTCGCGCCTTGGTCTGGCCCGAAATCCACTCGGCCATTCTACCAGCCAATTCGGCAGCTTGGCATGATAGGCTTGCTGCTTGCATCCTCTCTCGGAATCGAGAGGGTGGCGCGGGCCGTGGCGGTCCTCCGGCATGCGCGCTCCTTTCTCCCTTTTTCTGGCCCTGCGCTACCTGCGACCCAAGCGCAGCGTGGTTTCGGTGGTGACGGTTTTTTCGGTAGTGGGGGTGATGCTCGGGGTCTGGATCATGACGGTGGTGATCGCGGTCATGCATGGCTTTGAGGAGGAGGTGACCGAGCGCCTTCTGGGGTATGAGCCGCATATTTTGCTGGAAGCGAAGTATGATCCGCAAGCGGGGGCCTTCCCGATTGTCGATTGGAAGGGCGTGGGGGCCTTGGGCGAGCGGGCTTCCGAGGCGGTCGAGGCCAGCTACCCCATCGTGGAAGGCAAGGTGTTCCTGGATTTCAACGGCCGCCGCGATGCCCATCTGATGCGGGCCATCACGGACGATGATCCAGAGCAGCGCCGGAAGTTGGAGGAGTCCATGGGGGGGCAGGCTTTCGATTTCGCCCAGGCGCTGGGGAATCCTTCGGCGGATGGGCCGATGTTGATGGGTTCGGTTTTGGCTGAGAGTTTGGGGGTGCGCGTGGGGGATACGGTCACGATTTATTCGCCGGGCAATCTCAACGATGTCTTGGATGCGTTCACGGATCTGGAGCGTCCTCCGTTGGCGGAGTTGCAGCCGGAGTCGGCCCAATCCCTTTTGGAGACGTTTGCAGAGAACGGTCGCTCCGAGGGCGAGCGTTTGCTTTTCCCTGAGGTCCGGGCGCAGGAGATGGAGGCGCTTCTCATTCGTCTATTGGGTGAGGATCTTCGCAAGTCGGACCGAGAGGCGATCCTTGAGCTGCTCGATTTTCTGGACTTCCCGCTGGCGGTCGAGGGAGAGGAACGGGCTTTTGAGAAGGCGAGGGCGCGTGAGGTTTTCGCGATGCTGGATCGCTTGGCCACGCCGCCGGATCCGGCCGAGGAGGAAGACGCGCTCGCTCAACTGAAGTCGCTCGTGCTGCCCAAGGAGCTGGAGGTGATCGGGCTTTTCAAGAGCACACCCTTGAGCCCAGCGGTCCTGGTGCCGATTCATGTGGGGCAAGAGCTGTATTCGCTCAGGGATTCGGTCCATGGAGTGGCCCTGCGAACCAAGGATGCCTACCGAGCCGAGCGGACGGCTTTGGCGCTCCAAGAGCAGCTTCCAGAGGGTCTTTACGCGACTTCGTGGATCCAAAAATTCGATCTTTGGTTCAGCGCCATTCGGCGGGAGCGCTCGATGATGTATGTGCTGCTGTTTTTCATCTGCATCGTGGCGGCCTTTTGCATCATGATCACGCTTTTCACCTCCACGTTCCAGAAGCGGAAGGAGATCGGGGTCATGAAGGCCCTGGGCGCGCGCATGTCGCAGATCGTGTGGGTTTTCCTGTCCCAGGGCGTGGCGGTGGGCGCGGTGGGGGCGGCCATGGGGGCGCTTTTGGCGAAGGCGACGGTGGCCAATCTGCCGGGGATTCAGAATTTTCTCAAACGCTTGGGAATCGATCCCTTTCCGGCCGAGGTCTACGGGCTGGACGAGGGCATCCCCGCCAAGCTGATGGCGATGGATATGTTTCTGATCGCTCTCTCCGC is drawn from Verrucomicrobiota bacterium and contains these coding sequences:
- a CDS encoding FtsX-like permease family protein, with protein sequence MRAPFSLFLALRYLRPKRSVVSVVTVFSVVGVMLGVWIMTVVIAVMHGFEEEVTERLLGYEPHILLEAKYDPQAGAFPIVDWKGVGALGERASEAVEASYPIVEGKVFLDFNGRRDAHLMRAITDDDPEQRRKLEESMGGQAFDFAQALGNPSADGPMLMGSVLAESLGVRVGDTVTIYSPGNLNDVLDAFTDLERPPLAELQPESAQSLLETFAENGRSEGERLLFPEVRAQEMEALLIRLLGEDLRKSDREAILELLDFLDFPLAVEGEERAFEKARAREVFAMLDRLATPPDPAEEEDALAQLKSLVLPKELEVIGLFKSTPLSPAVLVPIHVGQELYSLRDSVHGVALRTKDAYRAERTALALQEQLPEGLYATSWIQKFDLWFSAIRRERSMMYVLLFFICIVAAFCIMITLFTSTFQKRKEIGVMKALGARMSQIVWVFLSQGVAVGAVGAAMGALLAKATVANLPGIQNFLKRLGIDPFPAEVYGLDEGIPAKLMAMDMFLIALSALVVCTLGAMIPALFAARLDPAKALRSDQ